The Cloeon dipterum chromosome 3, ieCloDipt1.1, whole genome shotgun sequence genome includes a region encoding these proteins:
- the LOC135938360 gene encoding uncharacterized protein LOC135938360: MQPAPIAHISLTIKTCNNQKSLKDFTEFLYSNVCQNSPQKNYEGLLKVLHRDLARYIQGLFLQPVLITTGAARSRLFSNACPSRVGRGGGSEAAAPKCPAICTHGDKQCPPLVPPVVRQSRPNEPNQVPAAALFAYRLFLFGAKVGVGAFCVKWTLDNSVWGPSSETRALWDQWGPGALITLSGADAPCRASTWNRAVVAAFDGVQRAATAVGRLAADAERAAYESSATCVPGPWHFRTRTTHPEHEAPFVEAVADGQCHLAAVIIQPGNPEIHRDESRPLPEVPTKEETNLPTTDEAELVAMEEAEEAVKQRIIKKEAKEVRVTCCQQAHQAHPESEKTT; encoded by the exons ATGCAGCCTGCG CCTATTGCTCATATATCGCTAACAATAAAAACCTGTAACAATCAAAAGTCACTGAAAGATTTCAccgaatttttatattcaaacgTGTGTCAAAATTCTCCGCAGAAGAATTATGAGGGTTTGCTAAAGGTTCTCCATAGAGATTTAGCTAGGTACATTCAGGGTTTGTTTTTGCAGCCAGTTTTGATAACGACTGGAGCAGCGCGTTCGCGCCTCTTCTCCAACGCGTGTCCTTCAAGAGTCGGCCGGGGCGGCGgctcggaggcggcggcgcccAAGTGTCCCGCGATCTGCACGCACGGCGATAAGCAGTGTCCACCACTGGTGCCACCCGTCGTCCGACAAAGCCGGCCAAACGAGCCCAACCAGGTTCCTGCCGCCGCACTCTTCGCCTACAGACTCTTCCT ATTCGGTGCGAAGGTCGGAGTGGGCGCGTTCTGTGTCAAGTGGACGCTGGACAATAGCGTGTGGGGCCCGAGCAGTGAGACGCGGGCACTTTGGGACCAGTGGGGCCCTGGCGCCCTCATC ACCTTGAGTGGCGCCGATGCCCCCTGCCGGGCGTCGACTTGGAACCGCGCAGTGGTGGCCGCCTTTGACGGCGTGCAGCGAGCGGCTACGGCCGTCGGCCGCCTCGCCGCCGACGCGGAACGAGCCGCCTACGAGTCCTCAGCCACTTGCGTGCCCGGACCCTGGCACTTCCGGACGAGGACGACACACCCTGAGCACGAGGCACCTTTCGTTGAGGCAGTGGCCGACGGACAGTGCCACCTAGCAGCCGTAATCATCCAGCCAGGCAACCCTGAGATCCACAG AGATGAAAGCCGGCCACTCCCCGAAGTGCCGACCAAAGAAGAGACCAATCTGCCAACCACGGATGAAGCGGAGCTGGTGGCCATGGAAGAGGCTGAGGAGGCGGTAAAACAGAGAATCATCAAAAAGGAGGCCAAAGAGGTGCGTGTCACCTGTTGTCAGCAGGCGCACCAGGCGCACCCTGAGTCCGAGAAAACGACCTGA
- the l(2)k09022 gene encoding HEAT repeat-containing protein 1 has protein sequence MSTSLAQQLQKLQAPQTEQSVESRKVLSILFDTHTAEQLTLDKAFQLGVQGIKELQTLYPRFKIFEDLLFRESSKSIQRAVETSDFNEKLDAEVKKFLFMVSPHLALKPALQALEWLVHRFQIGEYCPDDLIMCALPYHNTPTFCLILRAIPEIKKENSSWSWLKPVLNSGTPLDVHTVHRMAGKQLHFLRMILQYTVDAHKDCALGDSSRLQIQFAFSASTILGVMAMLKQDFNQQQLACMVPYLHIGLSSASPPFLASCLAVISHLVASYPISETLTLELITHLTMTKIDLLKYDALSVVFLLMTSQTRIVGTSPKLTTFITTQFATMSNFVGNFERFHEEHKTLNLVPFLVPLLQSALGDCRNEGIFFIKGVDQFLIKLLQNLILDEDQAATVIRMIFEHLPENTSNIAEIRWFGDICQILESRYPSAFDSVAKDVLSKDTDLKETFHVVISHKGLKGEDGVLTVQGICLQLVHPEEAIRASAVRTAAKFTKNAKEMDRIMLQSYLRDRLRDDSMQVVCAVLTLKSFCKVISPKEELFDLLLDLLEYAKQNKWNLKAVAYLVAHVGNAVPENASELKKTLTILSAMSHAAHHPEVMTIFADTKFGCDSTMIKDIKKGIDKSDSVQTQHVSAIFDVVKKVWKSCPLDFADIVKERLKNKNLNALDLYLLSLLLQGVAVNANTALHKSDCFQMALQIRSRAKVVIPKNPSFPPKNKAELLSLQHNNLVKNNLFPIHAFTDIITALVREPMTSFVSQIADSLQQSLSSLIPNEGDGSQSHKDSQILKWPTQSKDNEDGEYLKLSISIMATLLELCSKVERSDEEQSHMIALRTFVMSNFSGFESQLHFLSIMWSQPNLQIEDRMRAVIFATSIVKLHQNVKTNITQLHPDNCFVPALLSALCNPEKYFRQVVVSLLLELVKLRPADISKSYHPLIDHIAQQSDEMIQNCDQLGVALFSALTEDDSVQNLGGNPNMNFAKNIRKCLFEHAKLSTTPRYITAAVLRALNYVKSQECLQAVIPLADRLLTESHVEEGLDEADFEILRLILKRIDENTAEKLLNSKEGWNLMERFLASRLVHDDQPIALCAVSVISRELFESLSPKQRSELTHLLVQVNGEISNLKATVATVLRKLPLEGDLVAEELKLMIGQAKSAPTRTTRMKVASTEAAAAKATTSENWSHGTVMLEALSDKKAMKNAHLVVPVLFDILKICLESVDDQEYVKQLTLTSLNILLAVSEAKGNTCALDIELIVNSLKSTTNPRTQRETLILLCHTAHLVPDNLMHHLVSIFTFVGSLVLRHDDEYSLQIITQVIKKVVPAVLKSKGQSSGLENILRVFSDALPDIPSHRRILVFDELMSTVGWEHLWLFLVLVFESQSYTKQTDNRRLDCALEAAKICQLPVLLKMLHNIFQYISVLTDIQYNQEKQVINALDIKLKLDKLNAANLTNPCSKPAADVRKFQIMALDFMSNLLSIKSSAHKGLRPTDKLDPQLEQLYRLLMDCLMGYLLTLSHKEASDKTHAKFWSCLLLQGYSVLNKLNMLLPLAHFVAVVQGVLTSTSALDSVKSKTLELLGAKLQLLNNASGVEMLELLPMINVCQELVTHADSSIACKSLFCLRLLISLIGSENLSSQLDILKKLLLTLINLAKKISSKADYPVMANLLLCLAEMTVVVKVHMLNVLPTLIPLTLETAKQARELEEDQSDVVLLASLALLQRLIETLPQFLSSFLQSILFEVCQVSTIKEDRLSIKAFLALEHRIEKIRGLLSSKISLRVLLQPVHDAFNELTKSSDTMKAVKPLMAVLTAKFESMGSAEFSGYIADLTTFFLDVLELRSRWESLDDVEMNKERRLVVSNAEEEVISALVTFVLKLQEPVFKPFFFKLFNWCREAQQELAHRSRCISFYRVTTSLANKLKGLFTIFVPIYIQQAAELLRICQESSNESLGNKKAESFFGPYEQDLTLLLLEWVLKNLLEVFTQDRQRFVKQETFDLIMQPLVDQLDNLIGGEEAYLARGKELVSPCLSQFARCMQDDILWKQLHYQILLKTRSNTTKVRLVAIEAIQTFAEVLREDLLPLLPEAIPFIAELLEDEDPEVEKRTQEVARELEKILGEPLSKYF, from the exons atgtCAACGTCTTTAGCTCAGCAGCTGCAAAAGCTGCAAGCACCTCAGACGGAACAGTCTGTTGAATCCAGGAAGGTTCTATCAATCCTGTTTGATACGCACACGGCCGAACAACTCACGCTTGACAAAGCCTTTCAACTAG GTGTGCAAGGAATCAAAGAGCTGCAAACTTTGTACCCCcggttcaaaatatttgaggaTTTACTATTCCGCGAGTCCAGCAAGAGCATTCAGAGGGCTGTTGAAACGTCAGATTTTAACGAAAAACTGGATGCAGAGGTGAAGAAGTTCTTGTTCATGGTGTCACCTCATCTTGCATTGAAACCAGCGCTGCAGGCGCTCGAGTGGCTTGTGCACAG ATTCCAAATTGGAGAGTACTGCCCTGATGACTTGATCATGTGCGCCTTGCCGTACCACAACACTCCTACCTTTTGCTTGATTCTCCGTGCCATcccggaaataaaaaaggagaattCCTCATGGAGCTGGCTCAAGCCTGTCCTCAATAGTGGAACACCGTTGGATGTTCACACTGTTCACCGGATGGCTGGAAAGCAACTTCATTTCCTCCGCATGATCTTGCAGTACACTGTTGACGCACACAAG GATTGTGCTTTAGGCGATTCTTCTCGtctgcaaattcaatttgcattctCTGCATCAACGATTCTTGGAGTCATGGCAATGTTGAAGCAGGATTTCAACCAGCAGCAACTGGCCTGCATGGTCCCTTACCTTCATATTGGGCTTTCTTCGGCGTCTCCTCCATTTCTAGCCAGCTGCCTTGCTGTGATTAGTCACCTGGTCGCCAGCTATCCGATTTCAGAAACTCTTACCTTAGAGTTGATAACGCACTTGACTATG acaaaaattgatttgctgAAATACGATGCTTTGTCAGTTGTTTTCTTGCTGATGACTTCTCAAACTCGTATTGTTGGCACATCGCCCAAACTTACCACTTTCATTACCACTCAATTTGCCACCATGAGCAATTTTGTTGGCAACTTTGAAAGATTTCATGAGGAACACAAG ACACTTAATCTGGTACCGTTTTTGGTTCCACTCCTGCAATCTGCGTTGGGAGACTGCAGAAATGAAGGCATCTTCTTCATCAAAGGAGTTGACCAGTTTTTGATCAAATTGCTTCAAAATCTGATTCTTGATGAAGATCAAGCAGCCACTGTCATCAG aATGATCTTTGAGCACCTTCCAGAAAACACAAGCAATATTGCAGAAATCCGATGGTTTGGTGAcatttgtcaaattttggaGTCTCGATACCCCTCAGCATTTGACTCGGTGGCAAAAGATGTTTTGTCTAAGGACACTGACCTGAAAGAAACCTTCCACG TGGTCATTTCTCACAAAGGCTTAAAAGGAGAGGATGGTGTACTGACTGTGCAGGGCATTTGTCTTCAGTTGGTGCACCCTGAAGAGGCAATCAGAGCTTCTGCAGTCAGGACTGCCGCCAAGTTTACCAAGAATGCCAAG GAAATGGATAGGATAATGCTGCAAAGCTACTTACGTGACCGTCTGAGAGATGACAGCATGCAGGTGGTGTGCGCGGTGCTTACACTAAAAAGTTTCTGCAAGGTTATTTCTCCAAAAGAGGAGCTGTTTGATTTGCTTTTGGACCTGCTGGAGtatgcaaaacaaaacaaatggAATCTGAAAGCCGTTGCTTACCTTGTGGCGCATGTTGGAAACGCTGTTCC gGAGAATGCTTCTGAGTTGAAAAAGACACTGACAATTTTATCAGCCATGTCCCACGCAGCTCACCATCCAGAAGTTATGACCATTTTTGCTGATACAAAGTTTGGCTGCGACTCGACCATGATCAAAGAcattaaaaagg GCATTGACAAGAGTGACTCTGTGCAAACTCAGCATGTTTCTGCCATTTTTGATGTGGTAAAGAAGGTGTGGAAGAGTTGCCCGCTGGACTTTGCTGACATTGTGAAAGAACGcttgaagaataaaaatttgaatgcccTTGACTTGTATCttctctctctgctgctgcaggGGGTGGCTGTGAATGCTAACACTGCCCTGCACAAATCTGATTGCTTCCAAATGGCACTGCAGATCAGGAGCAGAGCTAAA gttgTGATTCCCAAGAACCCCAGCTTTCCACCTAAAAACAAGGCCGAGCTGCTTTCATTGCAGCACAACAATCTCGTGAAGAATAACCTCTTTCCCATTCATGCGTTCACGGACATCATTACTGCTTTGGTGCGTGAGCCGATGACTTCATTTGTCTCACAGATTGCAGACTCTCTCCAGCAGAGCCTTTCAAGTCTGATCCCAAATGAAGGCGATGGATCTCAATCGCACAAGGATTCTCAGATCTTGAAGTGGCCCACCCAGAGCAAAG ATAATGAAGATGGTGAATATCTGAAGCTCTCTATCTCCATCATGGCCACACTTCTTGAATTGTGCTCTAAAGTTGAGCGATCCGATGAGGAGCAGTCGCACATGATTGCCCTTAGGACTTTTGTAATG TCAAATTTCAGTGGATTTGAAAGCCAGCTGCACTTCTTGAGTATCATGTGGAGTCAGCCAAATTTGCAGATTGAGGATCGAATGCGGGCTGTTATTTTCGCAACGTCAATTGTGAAGCTACACCAGAATGTTAAGACTAACATCACACAACTTCACCCTGAC AACTGCTTCGTGCCTGCGCTGTTGAGTGCACTTTGCAATCCTGAAAAGTACTTCAGGCAAGTGGTGGTGTCTCTCCTGCTGGAACTGGTCAAGTTAAGACCAGCAGACATATCAAAATCCTACCATCCACTGATTGATCACATTGCTCAGCAATCAGATGAAATGATCCAGAACTGCGA CCAATTGGGCGTTGCTCTGTTTTCTGCGTTGACTGAGGATGATTCAGTGCAAAATTTAGGTGGCAATCCGAACATGAATTTTGCCAAGAACATCAGAAAGTGTCTTTTTGAGCATGCTAAGCTGTCCACCACTCCCAGATACATTACTGCAGCAGTGCTTAGGGCACTTAACTACGTCAAGTCACAG GAGTGTTTGCAAGCTGTCATTCCACTCGCAGATCGGCTACTTACAGAGAGCCATGTGGAGGAAGGCTTGGATGAAGctgactttgaaattttaagattaatctTAAAAAGAATTGATGAGAACACTGCTGAGAAGCTGCTCAACTCGAAAGAAGGGTGGAATTTGATGGAAAGGTTCTTGGCAAGCAGACTGGTTCATGATGACCAGCCAATCGCCCTCTGCGCGGTGTCTGTT ATATCCAGAGAACTGTTTGAAAGTCTGAGCCCAAAACAAAGATCCGAACTAACACATCTGCTGGTGCAAGTGAATGGCGAAATCTCCAATCTGAAAGCCACAGTTGCAACAGTTCTACGAAAACTTCCTCTTGAAGGAGATCTGGTTGCTGAGGAACTTAAATTGATGATTGGTCAAGCAAAATCAGCACCCACTAGGACAACCAG GATGAAAGTTGCTTCAACGGAAGCAGCTGCTGCAAAGGCCACTACCAGTGAAAATTGGTCCCATGGTACTGTTATGCTTGAAGCCCTTTCTGACAAGAAGGCTATGAAAAACGCTCATTTGGTGGTTCCTGTTTTGTTcgacattttgaaaat ATGCTTGGAAAGTGTGGATGATCAAGAATACGTAAAACAGCTCACTTTGACTAGTTTAAACATACTTCTTGCTGTAAGTGAAGCAAAAGGAAACACTTGTGCTCTGGATATTGAGTTGATTGTGAACAGCCTCAAATCAACTACGAATCCCCGCACTCAGAGAGAGACTCTAATCCTTCTATGCCACACTGCACATCTTGTGCCG GACAACCTGATGCACCATTTGGTCAGCATCTTCACTTTTGTAGGGTCCCTTGTTTTGCGACATGATGACGAGTACAGCTTGCAAATCATTACTCAAGTTATCAAGAAAGTGGTGCCTGCAGTCCTAAAA agcaAAGGACAGTCAAGCGGCTTGGAGAACATTTTGCGCGTGTTTTCTGACGCACTTCCCGACATTCCAAGCCATAGGCGCATTTTGGTATTTGATGAACTCATGTCGACAGTTGGCTGGGAACATCTGTGGCTCTTCTTGGTGTTGGTTTTTGAGAGCCAATCCTACACCAAACAAACGGACAATCGCAGACTCGACTGCGCTCTGGAAGCCGCCAAAATTTGTCAGCTGCCGGTTTTGTTGAAAATGCTTCACAACATTTTCCAATATATCTCTGTGCTAACCGATATACAAT ACAACCAGGAAAAGCAAGTCATCAATGCATTGGatattaaacttaaattagaCAAACTGAATGCAGCTAATTTGACTAATCCCTGCTCAAAGCCAGCTGCAGATGTTCGCAAATTCCAGATCATGGCTTTGGATTTCATGTCCAATTTGCTGAGCATCAAGTCCTCTGCTCACAAG GGTCTACGCCCGACAGATAAGTTGGATCCTCAATTGGAGCAACTGTACCGGTTGTTGATGGACTGCCTCATGGGTTATCTGTTGACATTGAGCCACAAAGAAGCGTCAGACAAAACGCACGCCAAGTTCTGGTCCTGCCTCCTTTTGCAAGGCTATTCGGTTCTCAACAAACTGAACATGCTTTTGCCACTGGCGCATTTTGTGGCCGTGGTGCAGGGTGTGCTGACTAGCACTAGTGCGCTGGACTCAGTGAAAAGCAAAACTCTGGAACTCCTTGGCGCGAAACTTCAGCTGCTTAACAATGCATCTGGCGTTGAAATGTTAGAATTACTTCCCATG ataaATGTGTGTCAAGAGTTGGTGACTCACGCTGACTCAAGCATCGCCTGCAAATCACTCTTCTGCTTGCGTCTTTTGATCAGCTTGATTGGTTCCGAAAATCTCTCCTCTCAATTGGACATCCTGAAAAAGTTGCTCCTGACTTTGATCAACTTGGCAAAAAAGATTTCGTCCAAGGCAGATTATCCTGTTATGGCTAATTTGCTACTCTGCTTAGCCGAAATGACAGTAGTTGTCAAGGTGCACATGCTGAATGTGCTACCGACTCTGATTCCTTTGACACTGGAAACAGCAAAACAAGCCAGGGAACTGGAAGAGGATCAAAGT gaTGTCGTTCTGCTTGCCAGCCTAGCACTTCTGCAGCGCCTCATTGAGACTCTGCCGCAGTTCTTGAGCTCATTTTTGCAGTCGATTTTGTTTGAAGTCTGCCAGGTTTCCACAATCAAAGAAGATCGTTTGTCTATCAAGGCATTTCTGGCACTTGAGCATAGAATAGAgaaaattag AGGTCTTCTGAGCAGTAAAATTTCCTTGCGGGTCCTACTTCAACCCGTTCACGATGCTTTCAATGAGCTAACCAAAAGTTCTGACACAATGAAAGCTGTTAAGCCCCTAATGGCTGTTTTAACGGCCAAGTTTGAAAGTATGGGCTCAGCTGAATTTTCGGGCTACATTGCGGACCTTACAACATTTTTCTTGGACGTACTTGAACTCCGATCTCGCTGGGAGTCGCTCGATGATGTTGAAATG AATAAAGAAAGACGCCTAGTTGTGAGCAATGCTGAGGAGGAGGTTATATCCGCACTTGTGACTTTCGTTTTGAAACTTCAAGAGCCGGTGTTCAAGCCATTCTTCTTCAAGCTTTTTAACTGGTGTCGCGAGGCCCAGCAAGAACTTGCCCATAGAAGTCGTTGCATCAGTTTCTACCG GGTGACAACGTCGTTGGCCAACAAACTGAAGGGATTGTTCACAATATTTGTGCCCATTTACATCCAGCAAGCTGCTGAACTGCTAAGAATCTGCCAAGAGAGCTCCAACGAATCTCTTGGAAACAAAAAGGCAGAATCATTCTTTGGGCCTTATGAGCAGGATCTCACTCTCCTGCTTTTGGAGTGGGTGCTGAAGAACCTTCTGGAGGTTTTCACTCAAGACAGACAAAGATTTGTCAAACAAGAGACCTTTGACTTGATCATGCAGCCTTTGGTGGATCAG CTTGATAACCTGATTGGAGGTGAAGAGGCATATCTGGCAAGAGGGAAAGAACTGGTCAGTCCATGTCTTTCGCAATTCGCCAGATGCATGCAGGATGACATTCTATGGAAACAGCTGCATTATCAAATTCTCCTTAAGACTAGGAGCAACACTACTAAG GTTCGACTCGTGGCCATTGAGGCGATACAGACCTTTGCGGAAGTGCTACGGGAGGACCTGTTGCCTTTGCTTCCGGAAGCTATTCCCTTCATTGCCGAGCTCTTGGAAGATGAAGACCCAGAAGTGGAAAAACGGACGCAAGAGGTGGCCAGAGAACTCGAGAAGATTCTAGGAGAGCCACTTAGCAAGTACTTTTAA
- the LOC135941107 gene encoding F-box/LRR-repeat protein 16, protein MSMSAQGVVERASAELSKRINGLGLRSSSASAGSGGPTGGPPPGTHSPSKGTSVMERVTNVFCGGSSSSAANGFNGGHRGPGGCLPPPPDKPSRFLALRSTSAVGKAHAALRAPRPPPRTVPPPQVKAAPRVWHSWSDLMMDERFLARFFHIYFAPSDRKTLPQVCSVWRDVLYSSPRFWTGLAMVARCRELRGATVESRRRFYNSVHVRGMDTVVLSGAASDDDALELVRQLSAPAARRIHSLSLRCCAVTDRGLESLLAHMQGLFQLSLSGCNEVTEAGLWACLSPRIVSLGIADCINIADEAVGAVAQLLPSLYEFSLQAYHVTDAALGYFSPKQSATLSILRLHSCWELTNHGVVNIVHSLPNLTVLSLSGCSKITDDGVELVAENLPKLRSLDISWCPRITDAALEYIACDLTQLEELTLDRCVHITDIGVGYISTMLSLNALYLRWCSQVRDFGLQHLCGMRNLQTLSLAGCPLLTSSGLSSLIQLRHLRELELTNCPGASQELFDYLREHLPRCLVIE, encoded by the exons ATGTCGATGTCCGCTCAGGGCGTGGTGGAGCGGGCCAGCGCCGAACTCAGCAAGCGCATCAATGGGCTCGGCCTGCGCTCGTCGTCGGCGTCGGCGGGGTCTGGTGGGCCCACCGGGGGCCCGCCGCCGGGCACCCACTCGCCCAGCAAGGGCACCAGCGTCATGGAGCGCGTGACCAACGTCTTCTGCGGCGGCTCGTCCTCGTCGGCGGCCAACGGCTTCAACGGCGGCCACCGCGGCCCCGGCGGCTGCCTCCCGCCGCCACCCGACAAGCCCTCCAG GTTCCTGGCGCTGCGTTCAACGTCAGCGGTTGGTAAAGCACACGCGGCGTTGCGGGCACCGCGACCGCCGCCGCGGAcagtgccgccgccgcaggtGAAGGCGGCGCCGCGCGTCTGGCACAGTTGGAGCGACCTGATGATGGACGAACGTTTCCTCGCCAGGTTCTTCCACATCTATTTCGCACCATCAGACCGAAAAACCCTTCCCCAG GTGTGTTCGGTGTGGCGTGACGTGTTGTACTCTTCACCGCGCTTCTGGACCGGGCTGGCGATGGTGGCGCGTTGCCGCGAACTACGCGGCGCCACCGTGGAGTCGCGGCGCCGCTTCTATAATAGCGTGCACGTTCGTGGCATGGACACGGTTGTGCTGAGTGGTGCCGCTTCCGACGACGACGCGCTCGAGCTCGTCAGGCAACTGTCGGCGCCGGCCGCACGACGCATCCACTCGCTCTCGCTCCGGTGCTGCGCCGTCACTGACAGGGGTCTCGAGTCCCTCCTCGCCCACATGCAG GGTTTGTTCCAACTGTCGCTATCGGGGTGCAACGAGGTGACCGAGGCCGGGCTTTGGGCGTGCCTATCGCCGCGGATCGTGTCGCTGGGCATCGCCGACTGCATCAACATCGCCGACGAAGCGGTCGGCGCCGTCGCCCAGTTGCTGCCGTCGCTTTACGAGTTCTCGCTGCAGGCTTACCACGTGACCGACGCCGCTCTCGGCTACTTCAGCCCCAAGCAGAGTGCCACCCTGTCCATCCTGCGCCTCCACTCTTGCTGGGAGCTCACCAATCACGGCGTCGTCAACATAG TGCACTCGCTGCCTAACCTGACGGTGTTGAGCCTGAGCGGCTGCAGCAAAATCACGGACGATGGCGTCGAGTTGGTGGCCGAGAACCTGCCCAAGCTGCGCAGCCTCGATATTTCCTGGTGTCCACGCATTACCGACGCCGCCCTCGAGTACATCGCCTGTGACCTCACCCAGCTTGAGGAACTCACTCTTGACAG ATGCGTGCACATAACGGACATTGGCGTGGGCTACATCAGCACGATGCTGTCGCTGAATGCGCTATATCTGCGCTGGTGTTCCCAAGTGCGTGATTTCGGCCTCCAGCACCTCTGCGGCATGCGCAACCTGCAGACGCTCTCGCTCGCAG GGTGTCCGCTGCTGACCTCGAGCGGACTGTCCAGTCTGATCCAGCTGCGGCACTTGCGCGAGCTCGAGCTGACCAACTGTCCAGGCGCGTCGCAAGAGCTGTTCGACTATCTGCGCGAGCACTTGCCTCGTTGCCTCGTGATCGAGTGA
- the Polr3H gene encoding DNA-directed RNA polymerase III subunit RPC8: MFTLRTFKMVVKIEPRLFGKNRNEAIATELNKKLANKVVINVGLCICLYDVTDIGVAHLIPGDGSAHLKVTFRYVVFCPFKEETIEGKVKLCDSEGIHVSLTFFDDIIIPPMHMQCPSKFNEAQSTWVWLYKVDPESEPVEMVVEKGDDIRFKVVELEFNDTTPKPADQTAGAILDTSKDTPFRIIAKISESGLGLPSWWNQEAEDAEEEDEEDAMDVEQEEDC; this comes from the exons atgtttaccCTGCGGACGTTCAAAATGGTGGTGAAGATTGAGCCGAGGCTTTTTGGCAAGAACCGTAACGAGGCGATCGCGACGGAGCTTAACAAGAAGCTTGCCAACAAGGTGGTGATCAACGTTGGGCTGTGCATCTGCCTGTACGACGTGACCGACATCGGGGTTGCGCACCTCATACCTGGCGATGGTTCGGCCCACCTTAAAGTTACCTTCCGCTACGTCGTATTCTGCCCCTTTAAGGAGGAGACGATCGAAGGCAAAGTCAAGCTCTGCGACAGCGAGGGCATCCATG tgtcCTTGACCTTCTTTGACGACATAATCATCCCTCCGATGCACATGCAATGTCCCTCCAAGTTCAACGAGGCCCAGAGCACCTGGGTTTGGCTGTACAAGGTCGACCCTGAGTCAGAACCTGTTGAGATGGTCGTTGAAAAAG GCGATGACATCAGATTTAAGGTGGTTGAACTGGAGTTCAATGACACGACCCCAAAGCCGGCGGACCAGACTGCAGGTGCAATTTTAGACACTAGCAAAGACACGCCTTTTAGAATAATT GCAAAAATCAGTGAATCTGGGCTTGGTCTTCCGTCTTGGTGGAACCAAGAGGCAGAGGATGCTGAAGAGGAGGATGAGGAAGATGCTATGGATGTTGAACAAGAAGAAGACTgctaa
- the Aprt gene encoding adenine phosphoribosyltransferase: MSSDKEDIEFLKGCLKSYPDFPKKGILFQDIFSLLSQPEAFGKLKKLLVSRAKTVAPQIDVVVGLDSRGFLFGPIIALELGIPFLPVRKKGKLPGKIFTESYQLEYGEDILEMQDGVIKEGQKALIVDDLIATGGTLEAACKLVQRAGGSVSCCLVVIELTELRGREKLVAPVEFLMQY; this comes from the exons atgagcaGTGACAAAGaagatattgaatttttaaagggctGTCTGAAAAGCTATCCGGACTTCCCCAAAAAGGGAATACTATTTCA GGacatattttcacttttgtcgCAACCAGAAGCTTTTGGCAAACTGAAAAAGCTACTTGTGTCCCGAGCCAAAACCGTCGCGCCTCAAATTGATGTTGTCGTTGGTTTGGACTCCAGAGGATTTTTGTTTGGCCCAATTATCGCTCTTGAACTTGGGATTCCTTTCCTGCCAGTCAGAAAGAAAGGGAAGCTCCctggcaaaattttcactgagTCCTACCAGCTGGAGTATGGAGAG GACATCTTGGAAATGCAGGACGGTGTGATAAAAGAAGGACAAAAAGCTCTGATTGTCGATGACCTCATCGCAACTGGAG GCACACTGGAAGCAGCCTGCAAGTTAGTCCAAAGAGCAGGAGGTTCAGTGTCTTGCTGCCTGGTCGTAATTGAATTGACTGAGCTTAGAGGCCGCGAAAAATTAGTTGCGCCAGTAGAATTTCTAATGCAGTACTAA